A window of the Lactobacillus amylovorus DSM 20531 genome harbors these coding sequences:
- a CDS encoding acylphosphatase, translated as METRKLVVSGLVQGVGFRWSTQMLANKMGIPGTVRNNSDGTVTIYIQGEPSELDRFIEKLPSASGFAHIENIDQELASNVEKMHSFNVLY; from the coding sequence ATGGAAACTAGAAAATTAGTTGTTTCGGGTTTAGTTCAAGGCGTAGGTTTTCGCTGGAGCACACAAATGCTGGCCAATAAAATGGGCATCCCCGGCACAGTAAGAAATAATTCAGACGGCACCGTAACTATTTACATCCAAGGCGAACCTAGCGAGCTTGATCGCTTTATTGAAAAATTGCCATCTGCATCAGGTTTTGCTCATATTGAAAACATTGACCAAGAATTAGCCTCAAATGTGGAAAAAATGCATAGCTTTAATGTATTATATTAG
- the pheS gene encoding phenylalanine--tRNA ligase subunit alpha — protein sequence MDLFDKLKELHEEGLKQINKATDEQTLNKVRVELVGRKGELTKILHSMRDVAPEDRREVGQKVNQLRDLFNTQLDAAKEDIVKAVLAKRLEDERIDVTLPGREGHLGSKHPINIILDDLESYFIGMGYKVVQGPEIETDHYCFEMMNLPKDHPARDMQATFYIDDEDLLRSQTSGDQARVLEKHDFSKGPLKMVGPGKVYRRDDDDATHSHQFMQMEGLVVDKNVTMSDLKGTLEMIAKHVFGQDRATRLRPSYFPFTEPSVEMDVSCFNCNGEGCPICKYTGWIEVLGAGMVHPNVLENAGVDSNVYGGFAFGVGLDRFAILKYGIDDIRDFYTNDVRFLEQFRKEEK from the coding sequence ATGGACTTATTTGATAAGTTAAAAGAACTTCATGAAGAAGGACTCAAGCAAATCAATAAAGCTACTGACGAGCAAACTTTAAATAAGGTAAGAGTTGAGCTTGTTGGTCGTAAAGGTGAATTAACCAAAATTTTGCACTCAATGCGTGATGTTGCACCAGAAGACAGACGTGAAGTCGGTCAAAAGGTAAACCAATTGCGTGACTTGTTTAACACTCAATTGGATGCAGCTAAGGAAGATATCGTTAAAGCTGTTTTGGCTAAGCGTCTTGAAGATGAAAGAATTGACGTTACTTTGCCAGGTCGTGAAGGCCACTTAGGTTCAAAGCACCCAATCAACATCATCTTAGATGACCTTGAAAGCTACTTCATTGGTATGGGCTACAAGGTTGTCCAAGGTCCAGAAATTGAAACAGACCACTATTGTTTCGAAATGATGAACTTGCCTAAGGATCACCCAGCTCGTGATATGCAAGCTACTTTCTACATTGACGATGAAGACTTGCTTAGAAGTCAAACTTCAGGTGACCAAGCTCGTGTCCTTGAAAAGCATGACTTCTCAAAGGGCCCACTTAAGATGGTTGGTCCTGGTAAGGTTTACCGTCGTGATGATGACGATGCAACTCACTCACACCAATTCATGCAAATGGAAGGTTTGGTTGTCGATAAGAACGTAACCATGAGTGATTTGAAGGGTACTCTTGAAATGATCGCTAAGCACGTCTTCGGTCAAGATAGAGCAACTCGTCTTCGTCCAAGTTACTTCCCATTCACCGAACCATCAGTTGAAATGGACGTATCTTGCTTCAACTGTAACGGCGAGGGGTGTCCTATTTGTAAATACACTGGCTGGATCGAAGTATTAGGTGCCGGTATGGTTCACCCTAATGTTTTGGAAAATGCTGGCGTTGACTCAAATGTTTACGGTGGTTTCGCCTTCGGTGTAGGACTTGATCGTTTTGCAATTTTGAAATACGGCATTGACGACATCCGTGACTTCTACACTAACGATGTTCGTTTCTTAGAGCAATTCCGCAAGGAGGAAAAATAA
- the pepT gene encoding peptidase T codes for MSFYDLDFIEKTFIHYAKENTRSYEEKHDQVPTSIGQVKMGKELTKQLQEIGLDAYYNEKTGFAIGHLKKNVTDDVTPIGFFSHIDTADFNAENIRPQVHRNYDGKRVVLDEKEGIYLDPKDFPALASCKGETLITSDGHTLLGTDDKAGIVGILSMLKYLTEHPDIEHGDIYIGFGPDEEIGYGGRRFDAKDFPNVELAYTLENGRPGDFEYETFNATEAQIHIRGTVVHPGEAYGLMVNAATLMNDFLDRLPKDEVPEKSKGHDGFILVLNATGSVDHADISLIIRDFDWNKFTAKEQLIKDIVAELNEKYSDRFSLKMRRQYENIYNVIKDQPYVVNLALDAYKKLGIKQNIQTFRGGTDGNFITQKGIPTPNLFNGGGNYHGRYEYATVEQIDKLAEVLTEIVKEHLYQTRNGRDEAPLKKYW; via the coding sequence ATGTCCTTTTACGATTTAGACTTTATTGAAAAAACATTTATTCATTACGCTAAAGAAAATACTAGATCTTATGAAGAAAAGCATGATCAAGTACCAACTTCGATCGGTCAAGTTAAGATGGGCAAGGAGTTGACTAAGCAGCTTCAAGAGATTGGGTTGGATGCCTATTACAATGAAAAAACTGGCTTTGCAATTGGTCATTTGAAGAAAAATGTAACCGATGATGTGACACCAATCGGCTTCTTTTCTCATATTGATACGGCTGATTTTAATGCGGAAAATATTAGGCCACAGGTTCACCGCAATTATGATGGTAAGAGAGTGGTGCTGGATGAAAAAGAAGGTATTTATCTTGATCCGAAAGATTTTCCGGCATTAGCCAGCTGCAAAGGAGAAACTTTGATTACTTCAGATGGACATACTCTACTTGGGACAGATGATAAAGCGGGGATTGTCGGAATCTTGAGCATGCTTAAGTATTTGACTGAACATCCTGACATTGAACACGGTGATATTTATATCGGCTTTGGCCCAGATGAAGAAATCGGTTATGGTGGTCGCCGTTTTGATGCTAAAGATTTCCCTAATGTTGAATTAGCCTATACTTTGGAAAATGGTCGTCCCGGTGATTTTGAATATGAAACCTTTAATGCCACAGAAGCGCAAATCCATATTCGTGGCACTGTTGTTCACCCAGGTGAAGCTTATGGCTTGATGGTGAATGCCGCAACGTTGATGAATGATTTCTTGGATCGTTTACCAAAAGATGAAGTACCAGAAAAATCTAAGGGACACGATGGCTTTATCTTGGTGTTAAATGCGACAGGTTCAGTTGATCATGCTGACATTAGTTTGATTATTAGAGATTTTGATTGGAATAAATTTACTGCAAAAGAACAATTAATTAAAGATATTGTTGCTGAACTTAATGAAAAATATAGCGATCGTTTTTCACTGAAGATGCGGCGTCAATATGAAAATATCTACAACGTGATTAAGGATCAACCATATGTGGTCAACTTAGCGCTTGATGCATATAAAAAGCTTGGTATTAAGCAAAACATTCAAACTTTTAGAGGCGGCACTGACGGTAACTTCATTACGCAAAAGGGTATCCCTACGCCTAACTTGTTCAACGGTGGCGGTAATTACCATGGTCGTTACGAATATGCGACAGTTGAACAAATTGATAAATTGGCCGAAGTATTGACCGAAATCGTGAAAGAGCATTTATACCAGACTAGAAATGGTCGTGATGAGGCACCTTTGAAGAAATATTGGTAA
- a CDS encoding L-lactate dehydrogenase: MRKVGIIGLGHVGATVAYTLFTHGIADELVLLDKNEDKVAAEYNDLHDTLARNNYYVRVTMQDWHELKDADVVVTAFGDIAASVKTGDRFGEFELNAKNAKEVGEKIKNSGFKGVLINISNPCDAVAQILQETTGLSKNQVFGTGTFLDTARMQRIVGEKLGQDPRNIEGWVLGEHGSSQFIAWSTVRVNNKIAIQLFSENEQKKLSKQPNKNSFVVANGKGYTSYAIATCATRLIQAVFSDARLFAPVSVYNPEYKTYIGYPAIIGRDGIEQVVELKLTSSEREKLQAAADKIKEHLDQLKNK; encoded by the coding sequence ATGAGAAAAGTAGGTATTATCGGCTTAGGCCACGTTGGTGCAACTGTTGCGTATACTTTGTTTACTCACGGTATCGCTGATGAATTAGTTTTACTTGATAAAAATGAAGACAAAGTAGCAGCTGAATACAATGACTTACACGATACATTAGCAAGAAACAATTACTACGTTCGTGTAACTATGCAAGATTGGCATGAATTAAAAGATGCTGATGTAGTTGTAACTGCTTTTGGTGATATCGCTGCTAGTGTTAAGACCGGCGATCGTTTTGGCGAATTCGAACTTAACGCTAAGAATGCTAAAGAGGTTGGAGAAAAGATCAAGAATTCTGGCTTCAAAGGCGTATTGATCAACATTTCTAACCCATGTGATGCAGTTGCACAAATTTTGCAAGAAACTACTGGCTTATCTAAGAACCAAGTCTTTGGTACAGGTACTTTCCTTGATACTGCTAGAATGCAAAGAATTGTTGGCGAAAAGCTTGGTCAAGACCCAAGAAACATTGAAGGCTGGGTATTAGGCGAACACGGTTCATCACAATTTATCGCTTGGTCAACTGTGCGTGTAAACAACAAGATTGCTATTCAATTGTTTAGTGAAAATGAACAAAAGAAATTGAGCAAGCAACCTAACAAGAACTCATTTGTTGTTGCTAACGGTAAGGGTTACACTAGCTATGCAATTGCTACTTGTGCAACACGTTTGATTCAAGCTGTCTTTTCTGATGCGCGTTTGTTTGCTCCTGTATCTGTTTATAACCCAGAATACAAGACTTACATCGGCTACCCAGCTATTATTGGCCGTGATGGGATTGAACAAGTCGTTGAATTGAAGCTTACTTCAAGTGAACGTGAAAAGCTTCAAGCCGCAGCTGACAAGATTAAGGAACACCTTGATCAATTGAAGAACAAGTAA
- a CDS encoding TrmH family RNA methyltransferase, whose protein sequence is MQQISSVNNATIKKLAKLKQKKYRDEENRYLIEGFHLFEEAVKAGKKYQYVLGTEEAFDQVNEDYDIDLDGKNVILINKAIARHLSSTKNSQEIFMVLKIDQPKEFPFNYGKWVLLDNLADPGNVGTIIRTADAAGFDGVVLSPESADLYNPKTQRAMQGSQFHIDLIKRGLADVITDFQDSAIPVYASMLDKSAKQLQDFERVPQLALIIGNEAHGVSETIASLSDEKLYIPIKGKAESLNAAVAAGIMIYHFA, encoded by the coding sequence ATGCAACAAATTAGTTCAGTTAATAATGCAACAATTAAAAAATTAGCTAAATTAAAGCAAAAGAAATATCGTGATGAAGAAAACCGCTACTTAATTGAAGGGTTTCACTTGTTTGAAGAAGCTGTTAAAGCAGGCAAGAAATATCAATATGTCTTAGGAACAGAAGAAGCTTTTGATCAAGTAAACGAAGACTACGATATTGATTTAGATGGCAAAAACGTCATTTTAATCAATAAAGCAATTGCCCGTCATTTGAGCAGCACTAAGAATTCACAAGAAATCTTCATGGTACTTAAGATCGATCAACCTAAGGAATTTCCATTTAATTATGGTAAATGGGTCTTGCTTGATAATTTAGCTGATCCAGGCAATGTTGGTACGATCATTAGAACTGCCGATGCCGCTGGTTTTGATGGCGTGGTTTTGTCACCAGAAAGTGCTGACTTATACAATCCTAAGACGCAACGCGCTATGCAAGGAAGTCAATTCCACATTGATTTGATTAAGCGCGGCTTAGCAGACGTCATCACTGATTTCCAAGATTCTGCGATTCCTGTTTATGCCAGCATGCTTGATAAATCAGCTAAGCAATTGCAAGACTTTGAGAGGGTGCCTCAACTTGCTTTAATTATCGGTAACGAAGCACATGGCGTAAGCGAAACTATTGCTAGTTTAAGCGATGAAAAGCTGTATATTCCAATTAAGGGCAAGGCTGAATCTTTGAATGCGGCAGTAGCTGCCGGCATTATGATTTACCATTTTGCTTAG
- the pheT gene encoding phenylalanine--tRNA ligase subunit beta, with translation MLVSYNWLQDFLNLDQEPHALAEKITRTGVEIAEVKHPEEGLKKLVVGKVLDCKGVEGTHLHLTHVDVGEDEPLQIVCGAPNVDAGELVIVALHGARIAGNEKIKKGKIRGMESYGMICGLQEIGFNDSVVPEKFADGIYVFPEDADVKPGQDVYEALGMDDYILDFDITPNRADTLSMEGAAYEVGAIVDQKPKVEDVVLKEDGPDWTDSLDVKVDEKLASKFYLRKLTGVKIQDSPLWMQRRLWNAGIRPINNVVDVTNYVMLLTGQPMHAYDAKTFESGKLEVRLANKGEKFTLLNEKEVELDPKDIVITDGEKPVMMAGVMGGLNSEITSETTDVILESAIFDPTLVRRAALRHANRTEASSRYEKGTNWDATEKAINMAALLLRNDASATVDEGIIKAADTKREPVAVKTTISHINKVLGSEISPEDMLKIFDRLGFPVDRDGDDITVHIPNRRWDISIPADLVEEVGRIFGYDNLKSTQPLLAETHGGYSEKEEMMRRMKAIVEGQGMMEAISYSLTSPEKATRYTKDPKESVKVQMPLNSSRSVLRQNLMTGLVDAASYNFARKQTQLALFEQGRVYDHDGGTYNEHEHLATLYSGNTFAENWQHLTQKVDFYFVKGQLTNLLTAIGIDPEKVVYKAEGIKGMHPTRTAGIYIDKQYVGMIGMIAHAVTLSDKALRNAELYGYEINLDVIIPMLTKGMTAVPAPKFPAIERDLSLLVDKEVTNQEVENVIKSNAGKYLVDLKVIDVYEGSHIAAGKKSFAYNLTFLNRKDTLTDKVVNNAMDKIIAGLENDLDIKVR, from the coding sequence ATGTTAGTTTCATATAATTGGTTACAAGATTTTCTTAATTTAGATCAAGAACCTCATGCTTTAGCTGAAAAGATTACTCGTACTGGTGTTGAAATTGCTGAAGTTAAGCACCCAGAAGAAGGACTTAAGAAGCTTGTCGTAGGTAAGGTCCTTGATTGTAAGGGCGTTGAAGGTACCCACCTTCACTTGACTCACGTTGATGTTGGCGAAGATGAACCACTTCAAATCGTTTGTGGTGCTCCTAACGTTGATGCAGGCGAATTAGTAATTGTTGCTCTTCACGGTGCTAGAATTGCTGGCAACGAAAAGATCAAGAAGGGCAAGATCCGTGGCATGGAAAGTTACGGTATGATCTGTGGTTTGCAAGAAATTGGTTTTAACGATTCTGTAGTACCAGAAAAATTCGCTGATGGTATTTATGTCTTCCCTGAAGATGCTGACGTAAAGCCAGGTCAAGATGTCTACGAAGCTTTAGGCATGGACGACTACATTTTAGACTTCGATATTACGCCAAACCGTGCTGATACTTTGAGCATGGAAGGCGCAGCTTACGAAGTTGGTGCTATCGTTGACCAAAAGCCTAAGGTCGAAGACGTTGTCTTAAAAGAAGATGGTCCAGACTGGACTGATTCACTTGACGTTAAGGTAGACGAAAAGCTTGCTTCTAAGTTCTACTTACGTAAATTGACTGGTGTTAAGATTCAAGACTCACCACTTTGGATGCAAAGACGCTTGTGGAATGCAGGTATTCGTCCAATTAACAACGTCGTTGACGTAACTAACTATGTCATGCTTTTGACTGGTCAACCAATGCACGCTTACGATGCCAAGACTTTCGAAAGCGGTAAGTTAGAAGTTAGATTGGCTAACAAGGGCGAAAAGTTTACTTTGCTTAACGAAAAAGAAGTTGAACTTGATCCAAAGGATATCGTCATTACAGATGGTGAAAAGCCAGTGATGATGGCTGGCGTAATGGGTGGTTTGAACTCAGAAATTACCTCTGAAACTACTGACGTAATTCTTGAATCCGCAATCTTTGATCCAACTTTGGTTAGAAGAGCTGCTCTTCGTCACGCTAACCGTACTGAAGCTTCAAGTCGTTACGAAAAAGGTACTAACTGGGATGCCACTGAAAAGGCAATCAACATGGCTGCACTTCTGCTTAGAAATGATGCTAGTGCCACTGTTGATGAAGGTATTATCAAGGCTGCCGACACTAAGCGTGAACCAGTTGCAGTTAAGACTACCATTTCTCACATTAACAAGGTTTTAGGTTCAGAAATTAGTCCTGAAGACATGCTTAAGATCTTTGATCGTTTAGGCTTCCCAGTTGATCGTGATGGCGATGACATCACTGTTCATATTCCTAATAGAAGATGGGATATTTCAATTCCTGCTGACTTAGTTGAAGAAGTAGGCCGTATCTTTGGTTACGACAACTTGAAATCAACTCAACCACTTTTGGCAGAAACCCACGGTGGCTACTCAGAAAAAGAAGAAATGATGCGCCGCATGAAGGCTATTGTCGAAGGTCAAGGCATGATGGAAGCTATTTCTTACTCATTGACTTCACCAGAAAAGGCTACTCGCTACACTAAGGATCCTAAGGAATCTGTTAAGGTCCAAATGCCTTTGAACTCAAGCCGTTCAGTTTTGCGCCAAAACTTGATGACTGGTTTGGTAGATGCAGCTAGCTATAACTTCGCTAGAAAGCAAACCCAATTAGCATTGTTTGAACAAGGTCGTGTTTACGATCACGATGGTGGTACATACAACGAACATGAACACCTTGCTACCTTGTACTCAGGCAATACTTTTGCTGAAAACTGGCAGCACTTAACTCAAAAGGTAGACTTCTACTTTGTTAAGGGTCAATTGACCAACTTGCTTACTGCAATCGGTATCGATCCAGAAAAGGTAGTTTACAAGGCTGAAGGTATTAAGGGGATGCACCCAACTAGAACTGCTGGTATCTACATCGATAAACAATACGTAGGTATGATCGGTATGATTGCTCACGCAGTAACCTTGTCAGACAAAGCACTTCGCAACGCAGAACTTTATGGTTACGAAATCAACCTAGATGTAATCATTCCAATGCTTACTAAGGGCATGACTGCTGTTCCAGCACCTAAGTTCCCAGCAATTGAACGTGACCTTTCACTTTTGGTTGATAAGGAAGTAACTAACCAAGAAGTTGAAAACGTAATTAAGTCAAACGCTGGTAAATACTTGGTTGACCTCAAGGTAATCGATGTTTACGAGGGTAGCCACATTGCTGCAGGCAAGAAGAGTTTTGCTTACAACTTGACCTTCTTGAACAGAAAGGATACCTTAACTGATAAAGTTGTTAATAACGCAATGGACAAGATTATTGCCGGTTTGGAAAACGATCTTGACATTAAAGTACGTTAG
- the greA gene encoding transcription elongation factor GreA, translated as MPEKSYPMTAEGKEKLQAELKNLKLVKRPEVIQRIKVARSFGDLSENSEYDAAKDEQSHVEDRIAQVEDMLKYAQVVDADSVDPNEVSVGKTVTYTEVGTDDPETYTIVGSDESDPLNGKISNDSPIAQALLGKKKGETVSITTPGGKFDVVINKVEA; from the coding sequence ATGCCTGAAAAATCTTATCCAATGACTGCTGAAGGTAAAGAAAAACTTCAAGCAGAATTAAAGAATTTAAAGTTAGTTAAACGTCCAGAAGTAATTCAACGTATTAAGGTTGCTCGTTCATTCGGTGACTTGTCAGAAAACTCTGAATACGATGCAGCTAAGGACGAACAAAGTCACGTAGAAGACAGAATCGCACAAGTTGAAGACATGCTTAAGTATGCTCAAGTTGTAGATGCTGACAGTGTTGATCCAAACGAAGTTTCAGTTGGTAAGACTGTTACCTACACTGAAGTTGGTACAGATGATCCAGAAACCTACACTATCGTAGGTAGTGATGAATCTGATCCATTGAATGGCAAGATCTCAAACGATTCACCAATCGCACAAGCTTTGCTTGGCAAGAAGAAGGGTGAAACCGTATCAATAACCACTCCTGGTGGCAAATTTGACGTTGTAATTAACAAGGTTGAAGCCTAA
- a CDS encoding low temperature requirement protein A — protein sequence MAIELLLAIVGLLVGYQIGIYIVIVGYICGFLLPLLMYDKFQAGQVNFPHLVERVSLIVIIAFGEAIVNLASYFNSETPITYAVLLFVSLCSMFASYVNFSEKIINHHQVSKGFVLMYSHIALVAAILMTTVATLYLNSKAIKLTFVAWFIIASLALLILIFIIGAVFTLALHQSRVAMMIILFVWNAAYAIFVGIKSSSI from the coding sequence TTGGCGATTGAATTGTTGCTGGCTATAGTTGGTTTGCTTGTTGGCTATCAAATTGGCATCTATATCGTAATCGTCGGTTATATTTGTGGCTTTTTATTGCCATTATTGATGTATGATAAGTTTCAAGCTGGACAAGTTAACTTTCCGCATTTAGTTGAACGAGTAAGTTTAATCGTGATCATTGCTTTTGGCGAAGCAATCGTCAATTTGGCTAGTTACTTTAATAGTGAGACACCGATTACTTATGCAGTTTTATTGTTTGTTTCGCTTTGCTCGATGTTTGCCAGCTATGTGAATTTTTCTGAGAAAATCATCAATCATCATCAGGTAAGCAAAGGCTTTGTCTTGATGTATAGTCATATTGCATTAGTTGCAGCGATTCTAATGACTACAGTTGCAACGCTTTATTTAAATTCAAAAGCGATAAAACTCACCTTTGTAGCGTGGTTTATAATTGCTTCGCTTGCTTTATTAATATTGATTTTTATCATAGGAGCTGTATTTACTCTTGCTTTGCACCAGAGCAGAGTGGCAATGATGATCATCTTGTTTGTTTGGAATGCAGCTTATGCTATATTTGTCGGCATAAAGAGTAGTAGTATTTGA
- a CDS encoding low temperature requirement protein A — MKKIIAKPVGMFELFYDLVFVYAISKIKAMVHHPVNGGIPLTNLLQFLFVVIVVMQIWLYQALYFNRYSQNHYFDITGFCSTCLSWFIWPTISIPNGGLHSNTLT; from the coding sequence ATGAAGAAAATAATTGCTAAACCGGTAGGGATGTTTGAACTTTTTTACGATTTAGTTTTTGTTTATGCAATTTCAAAAATCAAAGCCATGGTTCACCATCCAGTAAATGGCGGTATTCCGTTGACTAATTTATTGCAATTTCTGTTTGTCGTAATTGTGGTCATGCAGATATGGCTATATCAAGCGCTGTATTTTAACAGGTATAGTCAAAATCATTATTTTGATATAACCGGATTTTGTTCAACATGTTTGTCATGGTTTATTTGGCCAACAATATCAATACCGAATGGCGGATTACATTCCAACACTTTAACTTAG
- a CDS encoding glucose-6-phosphate 1-dehydrogenase family protein codes for MTELTEDMFAIFDQPEFSFKKIKENHSPEEVAQLKDEFKAVWQTWKAVNQTVAKKLPNEKFAKVHVESWTNGWNLRDHYWASYRLARLENASSCIGVMLDKKQLQVYLMFQHYKSESRDGTPEEYNHLLTDIPDWCKNIDKSYWYLWDKDEMEFVDHLSLEKYLNDSSVQKQFNDEAKKTSFLLGKFAFRKQDRVDDMEEFILSGINELTPLYEKL; via the coding sequence ATGACAGAACTAACAGAGGACATGTTTGCGATTTTTGATCAGCCTGAGTTTTCTTTTAAAAAGATCAAGGAAAATCATTCACCAGAAGAAGTAGCACAATTAAAAGATGAATTTAAAGCGGTTTGGCAAACTTGGAAGGCTGTTAATCAAACTGTAGCTAAGAAATTGCCAAATGAGAAGTTTGCTAAGGTTCACGTTGAAAGCTGGACCAATGGTTGGAATCTGCGCGATCATTATTGGGCATCATATCGTTTAGCAAGATTAGAAAATGCTAGTTCATGTATTGGTGTAATGCTTGATAAAAAGCAATTGCAGGTCTATTTAATGTTTCAACATTATAAAAGTGAAAGTCGAGATGGAACTCCAGAAGAATATAATCACTTATTAACTGATATTCCTGATTGGTGTAAAAATATAGATAAATCGTATTGGTATCTATGGGATAAAGACGAGATGGAGTTTGTCGATCATCTTAGTCTAGAAAAATACTTGAATGATTCATCGGTTCAAAAGCAGTTTAATGATGAGGCAAAGAAGACGAGTTTTCTACTTGGAAAATTTGCCTTTCGTAAGCAAGATAGAGTAGATGACATGGAGGAGTTTATTTTAAGTGGAATTAATGAATTAACTCCTTTGTATGAAAAATTGTAG
- a CDS encoding N-acetylglucosamine kinase has protein sequence MALKYQIGVDAGGTHSTAIAYDENGKELGRAEGGPGQINADYEGGIKNISDTINELLNKIDGDCMRVLVGIAGLSVVGNAPEVAATISSRINNLPTRAITDSLLALYAGLEGDDGALVIAGTGSVYNGLQNGHLIAVGGYGNILGDEGSGYAIARSAMQSALLSWDKREHNSLIDMFTKLFNVEHMDECNAKFYKMSNPEVAGMAVHVAKLADKGDEDATKIIKEQAHLLARDIIIGLDRYEDPKPMKIALTGSVLANNAMLRGLVEDEVKSKYPDVIFSISNGENARAVLFDKSKDYRYFTNHEDR, from the coding sequence ATGGCTCTTAAATACCAAATTGGTGTTGACGCAGGTGGTACTCACTCAACTGCAATCGCATATGACGAAAATGGCAAAGAACTTGGTCGTGCCGAAGGCGGTCCAGGTCAAATTAATGCTGACTACGAAGGCGGAATTAAAAATATTTCCGACACTATCAACGAATTATTAAACAAGATTGATGGCGACTGCATGCGTGTATTAGTTGGTATCGCTGGTCTTTCTGTTGTTGGTAATGCTCCAGAAGTTGCTGCAACTATTTCATCAAGAATCAACAACCTGCCAACTCGTGCTATTACCGACTCACTTTTAGCTCTTTACGCAGGCCTTGAAGGCGATGATGGTGCTTTGGTTATCGCTGGTACTGGTTCTGTTTACAATGGCTTACAAAATGGTCACTTGATCGCTGTAGGTGGTTACGGCAACATCTTAGGTGACGAAGGTTCAGGTTACGCTATTGCTCGTTCAGCTATGCAATCAGCTCTTCTTAGCTGGGACAAACGTGAACACAACTCACTTATCGACATGTTCACTAAGTTGTTCAACGTTGAACACATGGATGAATGTAACGCTAAGTTCTACAAGATGTCTAACCCAGAAGTAGCTGGTATGGCAGTTCACGTTGCTAAGCTTGCTGACAAGGGCGACGAAGATGCAACCAAGATCATTAAGGAACAAGCTCACTTGTTAGCTCGTGACATTATCATCGGTTTGGACCGTTACGAAGATCCAAAACCAATGAAGATTGCTTTAACTGGCTCAGTTTTAGCTAACAACGCCATGCTTAGAGGTCTTGTAGAAGATGAAGTTAAGAGCAAGTACCCTGACGTTATCTTCTCAATTTCAAACGGTGAAAACGCTCGTGCCGTATTGTTTGACAAGAGTAAGGACTACCGTTACTTCACTAACCACGAAGATCGTTAA
- a CDS encoding winged helix-turn-helix transcriptional regulator gives MQEVKEKKETTPCKPEDYELCSHFINAFRIIGKKWNGLIISSLCDTEDMRFKDLVRCIEACSDRVLVERLKELEQDGIVKRTVNKDTGIISYSLTEKGADLKPVFDQVHDWADKWA, from the coding sequence ATGCAAGAAGTTAAAGAAAAAAAGGAGACAACTCCTTGTAAACCGGAAGATTATGAATTGTGTAGTCACTTTATCAATGCCTTTAGAATAATCGGCAAGAAGTGGAACGGCTTAATCATTAGCTCATTATGCGACACAGAGGATATGCGTTTTAAGGATCTAGTTCGCTGCATTGAAGCTTGCTCTGACCGTGTTTTGGTTGAGCGTCTTAAAGAACTTGAGCAAGACGGTATTGTAAAGCGCACTGTTAACAAAGACACAGGCATTATTTCCTATAGCTTGACCGAAAAGGGGGCTGACCTTAAGCCAGTCTTTGATCAAGTTCATGATTGGGCAGATAAGTGGGCCTAG